One genomic segment of Nitrospirota bacterium includes these proteins:
- a CDS encoding transketolase family protein — protein MATRDAYGKTLAELGKENPAIVALDADLSKSTKSILFAKEFKERFFNMGIAEANMVSTAAGLASCGKIPFASSFASFLICKTFDQLRMSIANPHLNVKLVGSHGGISIGEDGASQMGVEDIALACSLPGFVVMVPADELSTKELVRLAAKHIGPVYIRTGRPKAPVIYQNGGNFEIGKANIIREGIDITVIANGLLVQEAVEAACICSEKGIDVRVIDMHTVKPIDVDAIVQSAQNTGAIVTAEEHLLSGGLGAAVAQVVSEHYPVPMGFIGLKDTYAESGQPDELFKKYGLTAEHIVDKIEKTVKRK, from the coding sequence ATGGCAACGAGGGATGCTTATGGGAAGACTCTGGCAGAGCTGGGGAAGGAAAACCCTGCGATAGTTGCACTTGATGCAGACCTTTCCAAGTCAACAAAAAGTATTTTATTCGCCAAAGAATTTAAAGAGAGATTTTTTAATATGGGTATAGCTGAGGCAAATATGGTGTCAACTGCTGCCGGCCTTGCATCCTGCGGCAAGATACCTTTTGCATCCAGCTTTGCATCATTTCTGATATGTAAGACTTTTGATCAGCTCCGCATGAGCATTGCCAATCCGCACCTCAATGTAAAACTTGTCGGCTCTCACGGCGGGATAAGCATAGGTGAAGACGGTGCATCTCAAATGGGCGTTGAAGACATTGCATTAGCATGTTCATTGCCGGGTTTCGTAGTGATGGTACCGGCTGATGAACTTTCCACAAAAGAACTGGTCAGGTTAGCTGCCAAACATATAGGGCCGGTATATATAAGAACCGGGAGACCAAAGGCCCCTGTAATTTATCAGAATGGCGGGAATTTTGAGATAGGTAAGGCAAATATTATACGGGAAGGTATTGACATAACTGTTATTGCAAACGGACTGCTTGTACAGGAGGCTGTTGAAGCGGCATGTATATGCAGTGAAAAAGGGATAGATGTAAGGGTAATTGATATGCACACAGTAAAACCGATTGACGTAGATGCAATTGTACAGTCAGCACAAAATACCGGTGCAATCGTAACCGCTGAAGAACATCTATTATCAGGTGGTCTTGGCGCGGCCGTTGCACAGGTTGTTTCAGAACACTACCCTGTTCCAATGGGTTTTATCGGCCTTAAAGATACCTACGCAGAATCAGGCCAGCCGGATGAACTCTTCAAGAAATACGGACTCACCGCAGAACATATCGTAGATAAGATAGAAAAGACGGTTAAGAGGAAGTAG
- a CDS encoding transketolase has protein sequence MNIESLKEIARTMRIDIINMIAEANSGHPGGSLSAVEVISSLYFKEMRHDPKNPTWPDRDRFILSKGHAAPALYSALARSGYFSPDLLLTLRRFGSPLQGHPEVRRLSGIEASTGSLGQGLSIGLGMALAGKLDQKDYRVYVMMGDGESQEGQVWEAAMSSAYYKLDNLTAIVDSNSQQLDGWVKDIMELEPIIDKWKGFGWHAIEINGHDFPQILNAIAEAKATKGKPTVIISKTIKGKGVSFMEHNVEFHGMAPTKEQKELALKELGG, from the coding sequence ATGAATATAGAAAGCCTGAAAGAAATAGCACGGACTATGCGCATAGACATTATCAATATGATTGCAGAGGCTAATTCCGGTCATCCGGGCGGCTCGCTCTCTGCTGTTGAGGTTATTTCATCTTTATATTTTAAGGAAATGAGGCATGACCCAAAAAATCCCACATGGCCTGACAGGGACCGTTTCATATTGAGTAAAGGTCATGCTGCACCGGCCTTGTACAGTGCACTGGCACGTTCAGGATATTTCAGCCCGGACTTGCTTTTAACATTAAGAAGATTCGGCAGTCCGCTTCAGGGACACCCTGAGGTAAGGCGGCTTTCCGGTATTGAGGCATCAACAGGTTCACTCGGTCAGGGGCTTTCAATCGGGCTTGGAATGGCGCTGGCAGGCAAACTGGATCAAAAGGATTACAGGGTTTATGTGATGATGGGAGACGGTGAATCGCAGGAAGGGCAGGTATGGGAGGCAGCCATGTCCTCGGCATACTATAAGCTGGATAATCTTACTGCAATAGTTGACAGCAACAGCCAGCAGCTTGATGGGTGGGTAAAAGACATCATGGAACTTGAACCTATCATAGACAAGTGGAAGGGGTTCGGCTGGCACGCTATAGAGATTAACGGGCATGATTTTCCTCAGATATTAAATGCAATTGCTGAGGCAAAGGCCACAAAAGGAAAACCGACAGTAATTATTTCAAAGACAATAAAAGGGAAGGGCGTGTCATTCATGGAACATAATGTAGAATTTCATGGCATGGCACCAACGAAGGAACAGAAGGAATTAGCATTGAAGGAGCTGGGGGGATAG